Proteins encoded by one window of Antechinus flavipes isolate AdamAnt ecotype Samford, QLD, Australia chromosome 4, AdamAnt_v2, whole genome shotgun sequence:
- the RSKR gene encoding ribosomal protein S6 kinase-related protein isoform X8: MELGAGLMNDASERGGPAYVTGTEGAGSWGGTGRMGVAGSRRTLPHKQADSIPSRGPWVRGWKRVLSGVETTLSGLEQLWAQRKRRLPPLEPALLPSEKSLTEWPVPKLVSLFLPEFPVRPPQGQQQLKVLGFVAKGSFGTVLKVLDCGLGALLAVKVVPKVEVLQRDSLRQCKEEVSIQRQIRHPFVRGLGGSWQGQRHLFTMYKYYSTGDLHSLWAAVGCFSEASVRLFAAELALGVGYLHDLGIVHRDLKMENILLDERGHLKLTDFGLSRHLPQGERAYTICGTLQYMAPEVLRGGPYNHVADWWSLGILLFALAAGKFPLQAEKDHVAMLASVTRCNYEVPASLSQGLALLLQELLCHDPFHRLRYLYHFQAHPFFRGMAFDPELLQKQPVSFVLEARAVLPAPAEAVPFQDFDCDLICLSTHPCPA, translated from the exons ATGGAGCTGGGGGCGGGGCTCATGAATGATGCATCAGAAAGGGGTGGGCCTGCTTATGTAACGGGGACAGAGGGGGCTGGCAGCTGGGGAGGCACTGGCAGGATGGGAGTGGCGGGCAGCCGGCGGACCCTTCCCCACAAG CAGGCTGACAGCATCCCCAGCCGGGGGCCCTGGGTTCGGGGCTGGAAGAGAGTCTTGTCAGGTGTGGAGACGACTCTGTCGGGCCTGGAGCAGCTGTGGGCACAGCGGAAGCGCCGGCTCCCCCCCCTGGAGCCAGCTCTGCTGCCCTCAGAGAAGTCCCTGACCGAGTGGCCGGTGCCGAAGCTCGTCTCTCTCTTCTTGCCCGAGTTCCCCGTCCGGCCCCCGCAGGGGCAGCAGCAGCTGAAG GTCCTGGGGTTTGTGGCCAAGGGCTCCTTTGGGACTGTCCTCAAGGTGCTGGACTGTGGCCTGGGGGCCCTGCTGGCCGTGAAG GTGGTCCCCAAGGTGGAAGTCCTTCAGCGAGACAGCTTGAGGCAGTGCAAGGAGGAGGTCAGCATCCAG CGCCAGATCCGCCACCCGTTTGTGAGGGGCTTGGGAGGCAGCTGGCAGGGACAGCGCCATCTCTTCACTA TGTACAAGTACTACAGCACGGGGGACCTGCACTCTCTCTGGGCCGCCGTCGGCTGCTTCTCTGAGGCTTCCGTGCGGCTCTTTGCGGCCGAGCTGGCCCTGGGCGTAG GCTACCTCCATGACCTGGGCATCGTGCATCGGGACCTGAAG ATGGAGAACATTCTACTGGATGAAAGAG GCCACCTGAAGCTCACAGACTTCGGCCTGTCGCGACATCTCCCGCAGGGGGAGCGGGCCTACACCATCTGCGGGACGCTTCAGTACATGG CCCCAGAGGTCCTGAGGGGCGGGCCCTACAACCACGTCGCGGACTGGTGGTCCCTGGGCATCTTGCTGTTCGCCCTGGCAGCTGGGAAG TTCCCCTTGCAGGCTGAGAAGGATCATGTGGCCATGTTGGCAAGTGTGACTCGCTGTAACTATGAGGTCCCAGCCTCCCTTAGCCAGGGGCTTGCTCTCCTGCTCCAGGAG CTCCTGTGCCACGACCCCTTCCATCGCCTGCGCTACCTGTATCACTTCCAGGCCCATCCCTTCTTTCGGGGCATGGCCTTTGACCCTGAGCTCCTGCAGAAGCAGCCCGTGTCCTTTGTCCTGGAGGCGAGGGCTGTCCTTCCCGCCCCCGCTGAGGCTGTTCCGTTCCAGGATTTTGACTGCGATTTGATATGTCTCTCAACCCATCCCTGCCCTGCCTGA
- the RSKR gene encoding ribosomal protein S6 kinase-related protein isoform X2 has product MELGAGLMNDASERGGPAYVTGTEGAGSWGGTGRMGVAGSRRTLPHKADSIPSRGPWVRGWKRVLSGVETTLSGLEQLWAQRKRRLPPLEPALLPSEKSLTEWPVPKLVSLFLPEFPVRPPQGQQQLKVGQPGPRRGCTGHPGKAPGGRGASVRTPLPPRIPPQVLGFVAKGSFGTVLKVLDCGLGALLAVKVVPKVEVLQRDSLRQCKEEVSIQRQIRHPFVRGLGGSWQGQRHLFTMYKYYSTGDLHSLWAAVGCFSEASVRLFAAELALGVGYLHDLGIVHRDLKMENILLDERGHLKLTDFGLSRHLPQGERAYTICGTLQYMGEPEPGLAGLLCPALHPLPPALPSGHPPRRGWARSPRCVTSPPLPAARAAVHGASSSAFTCTCPVPIALAIPAAPEVLRGGPYNHVADWWSLGILLFALAAGKFPLQAEKDHVAMLASVTRCNYEVPASLSQGLALLLQELLCHDPFHRLRYLYHFQAHPFFRGMAFDPELLQKQPVSFVLEARAVLPAPAEAVPFQDFDCDLICLSTHPCPA; this is encoded by the exons ATGGAGCTGGGGGCGGGGCTCATGAATGATGCATCAGAAAGGGGTGGGCCTGCTTATGTAACGGGGACAGAGGGGGCTGGCAGCTGGGGAGGCACTGGCAGGATGGGAGTGGCGGGCAGCCGGCGGACCCTTCCCCACAAG GCTGACAGCATCCCCAGCCGGGGGCCCTGGGTTCGGGGCTGGAAGAGAGTCTTGTCAGGTGTGGAGACGACTCTGTCGGGCCTGGAGCAGCTGTGGGCACAGCGGAAGCGCCGGCTCCCCCCCCTGGAGCCAGCTCTGCTGCCCTCAGAGAAGTCCCTGACCGAGTGGCCGGTGCCGAAGCTCGTCTCTCTCTTCTTGCCCGAGTTCCCCGTCCGGCCCCCGCAGGGGCAGCAGCAGCTGAAGGTGGGTCAGCCAGGTCCCCGCAGAGGCTGCACGGGACATCCCGGGAAAGCCCCAGGGGGACGGGGAGCCTCTGTTAGAACTCCTCTGCCTCCCCGTATTCCTCCGCAGGTCCTGGGGTTTGTGGCCAAGGGCTCCTTTGGGACTGTCCTCAAGGTGCTGGACTGTGGCCTGGGGGCCCTGCTGGCCGTGAAG GTGGTCCCCAAGGTGGAAGTCCTTCAGCGAGACAGCTTGAGGCAGTGCAAGGAGGAGGTCAGCATCCAG CGCCAGATCCGCCACCCGTTTGTGAGGGGCTTGGGAGGCAGCTGGCAGGGACAGCGCCATCTCTTCACTA TGTACAAGTACTACAGCACGGGGGACCTGCACTCTCTCTGGGCCGCCGTCGGCTGCTTCTCTGAGGCTTCCGTGCGGCTCTTTGCGGCCGAGCTGGCCCTGGGCGTAG GCTACCTCCATGACCTGGGCATCGTGCATCGGGACCTGAAG ATGGAGAACATTCTACTGGATGAAAGAG GCCACCTGAAGCTCACAGACTTCGGCCTGTCGCGACATCTCCCGCAGGGGGAGCGGGCCTACACCATCTGCGGGACGCTTCAGTACATGGGTGAGCCAGAGCCGGGGCTGGCAGGGCTCCTGTGCCCggccctccaccccctgccccctGCACTGCCGAGTGGCCATCCCCCGCGACGAGGGTGGGCTCGGTCCCCCCGCTGCGTGACCAGCCCGCCTCTTCCTGCAGCCCGGGCCGCTGTGCACGGGGCCTCCTCCTCTGCCTTTACTTGTACCTGTCCTGTTCCTATTGCTCTGGCGATACCTGCAG CCCCAGAGGTCCTGAGGGGCGGGCCCTACAACCACGTCGCGGACTGGTGGTCCCTGGGCATCTTGCTGTTCGCCCTGGCAGCTGGGAAG TTCCCCTTGCAGGCTGAGAAGGATCATGTGGCCATGTTGGCAAGTGTGACTCGCTGTAACTATGAGGTCCCAGCCTCCCTTAGCCAGGGGCTTGCTCTCCTGCTCCAGGAG CTCCTGTGCCACGACCCCTTCCATCGCCTGCGCTACCTGTATCACTTCCAGGCCCATCCCTTCTTTCGGGGCATGGCCTTTGACCCTGAGCTCCTGCAGAAGCAGCCCGTGTCCTTTGTCCTGGAGGCGAGGGCTGTCCTTCCCGCCCCCGCTGAGGCTGTTCCGTTCCAGGATTTTGACTGCGATTTGATATGTCTCTCAACCCATCCCTGCCCTGCCTGA
- the RSKR gene encoding ribosomal protein S6 kinase-related protein isoform X3 encodes MELGAGLMNDASERGGPAYVTGTEGAGSWGGTGRMGVAGSRRTLPHKQADSIPSRGPWVRGWKRVLSGVETTLSGLEQLWAQRKRRLPPLEPALLPSEKSLTEWPVPKLVSLFLPEFPVRPPQGQQQLKVGQPGPRRGCTGHPGKAPGGRGASVRTPLPPRIPPQVLGFVAKGSFGTVLKVLDCGLGALLAVKVVPKVEVLQRDSLRQCKEEVSIQRQIRHPFVRGLGGSWQGQRHLFTMYKYYSTGDLHSLWAAVGCFSEASVRLFAAELALGVGYLHDLGIVHRDLKMENILLDERGHLKLTDFGLSRHLPQGERAYTICGTLQYMGEPEPGLAGLLCPALHPLPPALPSGHPPRRGWARSPRCVTSPPLPAARAAVHGASSSAFTCTCPVPIALAIPAAPEVLRGGPYNHVADWWSLGILLFALAAGKAEKDHVAMLASVTRCNYEVPASLSQGLALLLQELLCHDPFHRLRYLYHFQAHPFFRGMAFDPELLQKQPVSFVLEARAVLPAPAEAVPFQDFDCDLICLSTHPCPA; translated from the exons ATGGAGCTGGGGGCGGGGCTCATGAATGATGCATCAGAAAGGGGTGGGCCTGCTTATGTAACGGGGACAGAGGGGGCTGGCAGCTGGGGAGGCACTGGCAGGATGGGAGTGGCGGGCAGCCGGCGGACCCTTCCCCACAAG CAGGCTGACAGCATCCCCAGCCGGGGGCCCTGGGTTCGGGGCTGGAAGAGAGTCTTGTCAGGTGTGGAGACGACTCTGTCGGGCCTGGAGCAGCTGTGGGCACAGCGGAAGCGCCGGCTCCCCCCCCTGGAGCCAGCTCTGCTGCCCTCAGAGAAGTCCCTGACCGAGTGGCCGGTGCCGAAGCTCGTCTCTCTCTTCTTGCCCGAGTTCCCCGTCCGGCCCCCGCAGGGGCAGCAGCAGCTGAAGGTGGGTCAGCCAGGTCCCCGCAGAGGCTGCACGGGACATCCCGGGAAAGCCCCAGGGGGACGGGGAGCCTCTGTTAGAACTCCTCTGCCTCCCCGTATTCCTCCGCAGGTCCTGGGGTTTGTGGCCAAGGGCTCCTTTGGGACTGTCCTCAAGGTGCTGGACTGTGGCCTGGGGGCCCTGCTGGCCGTGAAG GTGGTCCCCAAGGTGGAAGTCCTTCAGCGAGACAGCTTGAGGCAGTGCAAGGAGGAGGTCAGCATCCAG CGCCAGATCCGCCACCCGTTTGTGAGGGGCTTGGGAGGCAGCTGGCAGGGACAGCGCCATCTCTTCACTA TGTACAAGTACTACAGCACGGGGGACCTGCACTCTCTCTGGGCCGCCGTCGGCTGCTTCTCTGAGGCTTCCGTGCGGCTCTTTGCGGCCGAGCTGGCCCTGGGCGTAG GCTACCTCCATGACCTGGGCATCGTGCATCGGGACCTGAAG ATGGAGAACATTCTACTGGATGAAAGAG GCCACCTGAAGCTCACAGACTTCGGCCTGTCGCGACATCTCCCGCAGGGGGAGCGGGCCTACACCATCTGCGGGACGCTTCAGTACATGGGTGAGCCAGAGCCGGGGCTGGCAGGGCTCCTGTGCCCggccctccaccccctgccccctGCACTGCCGAGTGGCCATCCCCCGCGACGAGGGTGGGCTCGGTCCCCCCGCTGCGTGACCAGCCCGCCTCTTCCTGCAGCCCGGGCCGCTGTGCACGGGGCCTCCTCCTCTGCCTTTACTTGTACCTGTCCTGTTCCTATTGCTCTGGCGATACCTGCAG CCCCAGAGGTCCTGAGGGGCGGGCCCTACAACCACGTCGCGGACTGGTGGTCCCTGGGCATCTTGCTGTTCGCCCTGGCAGCTGGGAAG GCTGAGAAGGATCATGTGGCCATGTTGGCAAGTGTGACTCGCTGTAACTATGAGGTCCCAGCCTCCCTTAGCCAGGGGCTTGCTCTCCTGCTCCAGGAG CTCCTGTGCCACGACCCCTTCCATCGCCTGCGCTACCTGTATCACTTCCAGGCCCATCCCTTCTTTCGGGGCATGGCCTTTGACCCTGAGCTCCTGCAGAAGCAGCCCGTGTCCTTTGTCCTGGAGGCGAGGGCTGTCCTTCCCGCCCCCGCTGAGGCTGTTCCGTTCCAGGATTTTGACTGCGATTTGATATGTCTCTCAACCCATCCCTGCCCTGCCTGA
- the RSKR gene encoding ribosomal protein S6 kinase-related protein isoform X1 — MELGAGLMNDASERGGPAYVTGTEGAGSWGGTGRMGVAGSRRTLPHKQADSIPSRGPWVRGWKRVLSGVETTLSGLEQLWAQRKRRLPPLEPALLPSEKSLTEWPVPKLVSLFLPEFPVRPPQGQQQLKVGQPGPRRGCTGHPGKAPGGRGASVRTPLPPRIPPQVLGFVAKGSFGTVLKVLDCGLGALLAVKVVPKVEVLQRDSLRQCKEEVSIQRQIRHPFVRGLGGSWQGQRHLFTMYKYYSTGDLHSLWAAVGCFSEASVRLFAAELALGVGYLHDLGIVHRDLKMENILLDERGHLKLTDFGLSRHLPQGERAYTICGTLQYMGEPEPGLAGLLCPALHPLPPALPSGHPPRRGWARSPRCVTSPPLPAARAAVHGASSSAFTCTCPVPIALAIPAAPEVLRGGPYNHVADWWSLGILLFALAAGKFPLQAEKDHVAMLASVTRCNYEVPASLSQGLALLLQELLCHDPFHRLRYLYHFQAHPFFRGMAFDPELLQKQPVSFVLEARAVLPAPAEAVPFQDFDCDLICLSTHPCPA, encoded by the exons ATGGAGCTGGGGGCGGGGCTCATGAATGATGCATCAGAAAGGGGTGGGCCTGCTTATGTAACGGGGACAGAGGGGGCTGGCAGCTGGGGAGGCACTGGCAGGATGGGAGTGGCGGGCAGCCGGCGGACCCTTCCCCACAAG CAGGCTGACAGCATCCCCAGCCGGGGGCCCTGGGTTCGGGGCTGGAAGAGAGTCTTGTCAGGTGTGGAGACGACTCTGTCGGGCCTGGAGCAGCTGTGGGCACAGCGGAAGCGCCGGCTCCCCCCCCTGGAGCCAGCTCTGCTGCCCTCAGAGAAGTCCCTGACCGAGTGGCCGGTGCCGAAGCTCGTCTCTCTCTTCTTGCCCGAGTTCCCCGTCCGGCCCCCGCAGGGGCAGCAGCAGCTGAAGGTGGGTCAGCCAGGTCCCCGCAGAGGCTGCACGGGACATCCCGGGAAAGCCCCAGGGGGACGGGGAGCCTCTGTTAGAACTCCTCTGCCTCCCCGTATTCCTCCGCAGGTCCTGGGGTTTGTGGCCAAGGGCTCCTTTGGGACTGTCCTCAAGGTGCTGGACTGTGGCCTGGGGGCCCTGCTGGCCGTGAAG GTGGTCCCCAAGGTGGAAGTCCTTCAGCGAGACAGCTTGAGGCAGTGCAAGGAGGAGGTCAGCATCCAG CGCCAGATCCGCCACCCGTTTGTGAGGGGCTTGGGAGGCAGCTGGCAGGGACAGCGCCATCTCTTCACTA TGTACAAGTACTACAGCACGGGGGACCTGCACTCTCTCTGGGCCGCCGTCGGCTGCTTCTCTGAGGCTTCCGTGCGGCTCTTTGCGGCCGAGCTGGCCCTGGGCGTAG GCTACCTCCATGACCTGGGCATCGTGCATCGGGACCTGAAG ATGGAGAACATTCTACTGGATGAAAGAG GCCACCTGAAGCTCACAGACTTCGGCCTGTCGCGACATCTCCCGCAGGGGGAGCGGGCCTACACCATCTGCGGGACGCTTCAGTACATGGGTGAGCCAGAGCCGGGGCTGGCAGGGCTCCTGTGCCCggccctccaccccctgccccctGCACTGCCGAGTGGCCATCCCCCGCGACGAGGGTGGGCTCGGTCCCCCCGCTGCGTGACCAGCCCGCCTCTTCCTGCAGCCCGGGCCGCTGTGCACGGGGCCTCCTCCTCTGCCTTTACTTGTACCTGTCCTGTTCCTATTGCTCTGGCGATACCTGCAG CCCCAGAGGTCCTGAGGGGCGGGCCCTACAACCACGTCGCGGACTGGTGGTCCCTGGGCATCTTGCTGTTCGCCCTGGCAGCTGGGAAG TTCCCCTTGCAGGCTGAGAAGGATCATGTGGCCATGTTGGCAAGTGTGACTCGCTGTAACTATGAGGTCCCAGCCTCCCTTAGCCAGGGGCTTGCTCTCCTGCTCCAGGAG CTCCTGTGCCACGACCCCTTCCATCGCCTGCGCTACCTGTATCACTTCCAGGCCCATCCCTTCTTTCGGGGCATGGCCTTTGACCCTGAGCTCCTGCAGAAGCAGCCCGTGTCCTTTGTCCTGGAGGCGAGGGCTGTCCTTCCCGCCCCCGCTGAGGCTGTTCCGTTCCAGGATTTTGACTGCGATTTGATATGTCTCTCAACCCATCCCTGCCCTGCCTGA
- the RSKR gene encoding ribosomal protein S6 kinase-related protein isoform X6 — protein MELGAGLMNDASERGGPAYVTGTEGAGSWGGTGRMGVAGSRRTLPHKQADSIPSRGPWVRGWKRVLSGVETTLSGLEQLWAQRKRRLPPLEPALLPSEKSLTEWPVPKLVSLFLPEFPVRPPQGQQQLKVGQPGPRRGCTGHPGKAPGGRGASVRTPLPPRIPPQVLGFVAKGSFGTVLKVLDCGLGALLAVKVVPKVEVLQRDSLRQCKEEVSIQRQIRHPFVRGLGGSWQGQRHLFTMYKYYSTGDLHSLWAAVGCFSEASVRLFAAELALGVGYLHDLGIVHRDLKMENILLDERGHLKLTDFGLSRHLPQGERAYTICGTLQYMARAAVHGASSSAFTCTCPVPIALAIPAAPEVLRGGPYNHVADWWSLGILLFALAAGKFPLQAEKDHVAMLASVTRCNYEVPASLSQGLALLLQELLCHDPFHRLRYLYHFQAHPFFRGMAFDPELLQKQPVSFVLEARAVLPAPAEAVPFQDFDCDLICLSTHPCPA, from the exons ATGGAGCTGGGGGCGGGGCTCATGAATGATGCATCAGAAAGGGGTGGGCCTGCTTATGTAACGGGGACAGAGGGGGCTGGCAGCTGGGGAGGCACTGGCAGGATGGGAGTGGCGGGCAGCCGGCGGACCCTTCCCCACAAG CAGGCTGACAGCATCCCCAGCCGGGGGCCCTGGGTTCGGGGCTGGAAGAGAGTCTTGTCAGGTGTGGAGACGACTCTGTCGGGCCTGGAGCAGCTGTGGGCACAGCGGAAGCGCCGGCTCCCCCCCCTGGAGCCAGCTCTGCTGCCCTCAGAGAAGTCCCTGACCGAGTGGCCGGTGCCGAAGCTCGTCTCTCTCTTCTTGCCCGAGTTCCCCGTCCGGCCCCCGCAGGGGCAGCAGCAGCTGAAGGTGGGTCAGCCAGGTCCCCGCAGAGGCTGCACGGGACATCCCGGGAAAGCCCCAGGGGGACGGGGAGCCTCTGTTAGAACTCCTCTGCCTCCCCGTATTCCTCCGCAGGTCCTGGGGTTTGTGGCCAAGGGCTCCTTTGGGACTGTCCTCAAGGTGCTGGACTGTGGCCTGGGGGCCCTGCTGGCCGTGAAG GTGGTCCCCAAGGTGGAAGTCCTTCAGCGAGACAGCTTGAGGCAGTGCAAGGAGGAGGTCAGCATCCAG CGCCAGATCCGCCACCCGTTTGTGAGGGGCTTGGGAGGCAGCTGGCAGGGACAGCGCCATCTCTTCACTA TGTACAAGTACTACAGCACGGGGGACCTGCACTCTCTCTGGGCCGCCGTCGGCTGCTTCTCTGAGGCTTCCGTGCGGCTCTTTGCGGCCGAGCTGGCCCTGGGCGTAG GCTACCTCCATGACCTGGGCATCGTGCATCGGGACCTGAAG ATGGAGAACATTCTACTGGATGAAAGAG GCCACCTGAAGCTCACAGACTTCGGCCTGTCGCGACATCTCCCGCAGGGGGAGCGGGCCTACACCATCTGCGGGACGCTTCAGTACATGG CCCGGGCCGCTGTGCACGGGGCCTCCTCCTCTGCCTTTACTTGTACCTGTCCTGTTCCTATTGCTCTGGCGATACCTGCAG CCCCAGAGGTCCTGAGGGGCGGGCCCTACAACCACGTCGCGGACTGGTGGTCCCTGGGCATCTTGCTGTTCGCCCTGGCAGCTGGGAAG TTCCCCTTGCAGGCTGAGAAGGATCATGTGGCCATGTTGGCAAGTGTGACTCGCTGTAACTATGAGGTCCCAGCCTCCCTTAGCCAGGGGCTTGCTCTCCTGCTCCAGGAG CTCCTGTGCCACGACCCCTTCCATCGCCTGCGCTACCTGTATCACTTCCAGGCCCATCCCTTCTTTCGGGGCATGGCCTTTGACCCTGAGCTCCTGCAGAAGCAGCCCGTGTCCTTTGTCCTGGAGGCGAGGGCTGTCCTTCCCGCCCCCGCTGAGGCTGTTCCGTTCCAGGATTTTGACTGCGATTTGATATGTCTCTCAACCCATCCCTGCCCTGCCTGA
- the RSKR gene encoding ribosomal protein S6 kinase-related protein isoform X4 — MELGAGLMNDASERGGPAYVTGTEGAGSWGGTGRMGVAGSRRTLPHKQADSIPSRGPWVRGWKRVLSGVETTLSGLEQLWAQRKRRLPPLEPALLPSEKSLTEWPVPKLVSLFLPEFPVRPPQGQQQLKVLGFVAKGSFGTVLKVLDCGLGALLAVKVVPKVEVLQRDSLRQCKEEVSIQRQIRHPFVRGLGGSWQGQRHLFTMYKYYSTGDLHSLWAAVGCFSEASVRLFAAELALGVGYLHDLGIVHRDLKMENILLDERGHLKLTDFGLSRHLPQGERAYTICGTLQYMGEPEPGLAGLLCPALHPLPPALPSGHPPRRGWARSPRCVTSPPLPAARAAVHGASSSAFTCTCPVPIALAIPAAPEVLRGGPYNHVADWWSLGILLFALAAGKFPLQAEKDHVAMLASVTRCNYEVPASLSQGLALLLQELLCHDPFHRLRYLYHFQAHPFFRGMAFDPELLQKQPVSFVLEARAVLPAPAEAVPFQDFDCDLICLSTHPCPA, encoded by the exons ATGGAGCTGGGGGCGGGGCTCATGAATGATGCATCAGAAAGGGGTGGGCCTGCTTATGTAACGGGGACAGAGGGGGCTGGCAGCTGGGGAGGCACTGGCAGGATGGGAGTGGCGGGCAGCCGGCGGACCCTTCCCCACAAG CAGGCTGACAGCATCCCCAGCCGGGGGCCCTGGGTTCGGGGCTGGAAGAGAGTCTTGTCAGGTGTGGAGACGACTCTGTCGGGCCTGGAGCAGCTGTGGGCACAGCGGAAGCGCCGGCTCCCCCCCCTGGAGCCAGCTCTGCTGCCCTCAGAGAAGTCCCTGACCGAGTGGCCGGTGCCGAAGCTCGTCTCTCTCTTCTTGCCCGAGTTCCCCGTCCGGCCCCCGCAGGGGCAGCAGCAGCTGAAG GTCCTGGGGTTTGTGGCCAAGGGCTCCTTTGGGACTGTCCTCAAGGTGCTGGACTGTGGCCTGGGGGCCCTGCTGGCCGTGAAG GTGGTCCCCAAGGTGGAAGTCCTTCAGCGAGACAGCTTGAGGCAGTGCAAGGAGGAGGTCAGCATCCAG CGCCAGATCCGCCACCCGTTTGTGAGGGGCTTGGGAGGCAGCTGGCAGGGACAGCGCCATCTCTTCACTA TGTACAAGTACTACAGCACGGGGGACCTGCACTCTCTCTGGGCCGCCGTCGGCTGCTTCTCTGAGGCTTCCGTGCGGCTCTTTGCGGCCGAGCTGGCCCTGGGCGTAG GCTACCTCCATGACCTGGGCATCGTGCATCGGGACCTGAAG ATGGAGAACATTCTACTGGATGAAAGAG GCCACCTGAAGCTCACAGACTTCGGCCTGTCGCGACATCTCCCGCAGGGGGAGCGGGCCTACACCATCTGCGGGACGCTTCAGTACATGGGTGAGCCAGAGCCGGGGCTGGCAGGGCTCCTGTGCCCggccctccaccccctgccccctGCACTGCCGAGTGGCCATCCCCCGCGACGAGGGTGGGCTCGGTCCCCCCGCTGCGTGACCAGCCCGCCTCTTCCTGCAGCCCGGGCCGCTGTGCACGGGGCCTCCTCCTCTGCCTTTACTTGTACCTGTCCTGTTCCTATTGCTCTGGCGATACCTGCAG CCCCAGAGGTCCTGAGGGGCGGGCCCTACAACCACGTCGCGGACTGGTGGTCCCTGGGCATCTTGCTGTTCGCCCTGGCAGCTGGGAAG TTCCCCTTGCAGGCTGAGAAGGATCATGTGGCCATGTTGGCAAGTGTGACTCGCTGTAACTATGAGGTCCCAGCCTCCCTTAGCCAGGGGCTTGCTCTCCTGCTCCAGGAG CTCCTGTGCCACGACCCCTTCCATCGCCTGCGCTACCTGTATCACTTCCAGGCCCATCCCTTCTTTCGGGGCATGGCCTTTGACCCTGAGCTCCTGCAGAAGCAGCCCGTGTCCTTTGTCCTGGAGGCGAGGGCTGTCCTTCCCGCCCCCGCTGAGGCTGTTCCGTTCCAGGATTTTGACTGCGATTTGATATGTCTCTCAACCCATCCCTGCCCTGCCTGA
- the RSKR gene encoding ribosomal protein S6 kinase-related protein isoform X7 — protein sequence MELGAGLMNDASERGGPAYVTGTEGAGSWGGTGRMGVAGSRRTLPHKQADSIPSRGPWVRGWKRVLSGVETTLSGLEQLWAQRKRRLPPLEPALLPSEKSLTEWPVPKLVSLFLPEFPVRPPQGQQQLKVGQPGPRRGCTGHPGKAPGGRGASVRTPLPPRIPPQVLGFVAKGSFGTVLKVLDCGLGALLAVKVVPKVEVLQRDSLRQCKEEVSIQRQIRHPFVRGLGGSWQGQRHLFTMYKYYSTGDLHSLWAAVGCFSEASVRLFAAELALGVGYLHDLGIVHRDLKMENILLDERGHLKLTDFGLSRHLPQGERAYTICGTLQYMAPEVLRGGPYNHVADWWSLGILLFALAAGKFPLQAEKDHVAMLASVTRCNYEVPASLSQGLALLLQELLCHDPFHRLRYLYHFQAHPFFRGMAFDPELLQKQPVSFVLEARAVLPAPAEAVPFQDFDCDLICLSTHPCPA from the exons ATGGAGCTGGGGGCGGGGCTCATGAATGATGCATCAGAAAGGGGTGGGCCTGCTTATGTAACGGGGACAGAGGGGGCTGGCAGCTGGGGAGGCACTGGCAGGATGGGAGTGGCGGGCAGCCGGCGGACCCTTCCCCACAAG CAGGCTGACAGCATCCCCAGCCGGGGGCCCTGGGTTCGGGGCTGGAAGAGAGTCTTGTCAGGTGTGGAGACGACTCTGTCGGGCCTGGAGCAGCTGTGGGCACAGCGGAAGCGCCGGCTCCCCCCCCTGGAGCCAGCTCTGCTGCCCTCAGAGAAGTCCCTGACCGAGTGGCCGGTGCCGAAGCTCGTCTCTCTCTTCTTGCCCGAGTTCCCCGTCCGGCCCCCGCAGGGGCAGCAGCAGCTGAAGGTGGGTCAGCCAGGTCCCCGCAGAGGCTGCACGGGACATCCCGGGAAAGCCCCAGGGGGACGGGGAGCCTCTGTTAGAACTCCTCTGCCTCCCCGTATTCCTCCGCAGGTCCTGGGGTTTGTGGCCAAGGGCTCCTTTGGGACTGTCCTCAAGGTGCTGGACTGTGGCCTGGGGGCCCTGCTGGCCGTGAAG GTGGTCCCCAAGGTGGAAGTCCTTCAGCGAGACAGCTTGAGGCAGTGCAAGGAGGAGGTCAGCATCCAG CGCCAGATCCGCCACCCGTTTGTGAGGGGCTTGGGAGGCAGCTGGCAGGGACAGCGCCATCTCTTCACTA TGTACAAGTACTACAGCACGGGGGACCTGCACTCTCTCTGGGCCGCCGTCGGCTGCTTCTCTGAGGCTTCCGTGCGGCTCTTTGCGGCCGAGCTGGCCCTGGGCGTAG GCTACCTCCATGACCTGGGCATCGTGCATCGGGACCTGAAG ATGGAGAACATTCTACTGGATGAAAGAG GCCACCTGAAGCTCACAGACTTCGGCCTGTCGCGACATCTCCCGCAGGGGGAGCGGGCCTACACCATCTGCGGGACGCTTCAGTACATGG CCCCAGAGGTCCTGAGGGGCGGGCCCTACAACCACGTCGCGGACTGGTGGTCCCTGGGCATCTTGCTGTTCGCCCTGGCAGCTGGGAAG TTCCCCTTGCAGGCTGAGAAGGATCATGTGGCCATGTTGGCAAGTGTGACTCGCTGTAACTATGAGGTCCCAGCCTCCCTTAGCCAGGGGCTTGCTCTCCTGCTCCAGGAG CTCCTGTGCCACGACCCCTTCCATCGCCTGCGCTACCTGTATCACTTCCAGGCCCATCCCTTCTTTCGGGGCATGGCCTTTGACCCTGAGCTCCTGCAGAAGCAGCCCGTGTCCTTTGTCCTGGAGGCGAGGGCTGTCCTTCCCGCCCCCGCTGAGGCTGTTCCGTTCCAGGATTTTGACTGCGATTTGATATGTCTCTCAACCCATCCCTGCCCTGCCTGA